Proteins encoded by one window of Lathyrus oleraceus cultivar Zhongwan6 chromosome 1, CAAS_Psat_ZW6_1.0, whole genome shotgun sequence:
- the LOC127076146 gene encoding protein PHR1-LIKE 2 isoform X2, protein MYTRLIHPHEGIVGQDDLQSGVAAVNHKGDPCLVLTADPKPRLRWTQDLHERFVDAVTQLGGPSKATPKAIMRTMNVKGLTLFHLKSHLQKYRLGKQSGKDIGEGCKDGMTGSYLLESPGTDNSSPKLPTSDTNEGYEIKEALRAQMEVQSKLHLQVEAEKHLQIRQDAERRYMAMLERACKMLADQFIGASAIDTDSQKFQGIENKAPRAPLVDPLGFYSLPSTEAAGVNVPEDEIPPSLPPQRADCSTESCLTSHESSGGLTLEGSPSAGKRRMVGMESMAAPLIWSEAKMKAQAINIGQGNHHLGITRYGM, encoded by the exons ATGTATACTAGATTGATACACCCCCATGAAGGAATTGTTGGACAAGATGATTTGCAATCTGGTGTTGCTGCTGTCAATCATAAGGGTGATCCTTGTCTTGTTTTGACTGCTGATCCAAAACCTCGTCTTCGTTGGACTCAAGACCTTCATGAACGCTTTGTTGATGCTGTTACTCAGCTTGGAGGTCCCAGTA AAGCTACACCGAAAGCAATCATGCGGACAATGAACGTCAAGGGTTTAACTCTATTTCATTTAAAGAGTCATCTTCAG AAATACAGACTCGGTAAGCAATCGGGAAAAGATATAGGGGAGGGATGCAAAGATG GGATGACAGGTTCCTATCTTTTAGAAAGCCCTGGCACCGATAACTCATCTCCGAAGTTACCTACATCCGATACAAACGA GGGTTATGAAATCAAGGAGGCATTAAGAGCACAGATGGAAGTGCAAAGTAAACTACATTTGCAAGTGGAG GCAGAGAAGCACTTGCAAATTCGCCAGGATGCGGAGCGAAGATACATGGCAATGCTTGAAAGAGCGTGCAAGATGCTGGCTGATCAATTTATAGGTGCTTCTGCTATAGACACAGACAGCCAAAAGTTTCAAGGAATTGAAAATAAAGCACCAAGAGCTCCCTTGGTTGACCCTCTTGGCTTTTACTCCTTGCCGTCTACTGAGGCGGCCGGAGTGAATGTTCCAGAAGATGAAATTCCTCCAAGCCTCCCACCCCAAAGAGCCGATTGCTCAACCGAAAGTTGTTTAACATCGCACGAGAGCTCTGGAGGATTGACTCTAGAAGGATCTCCAAGTGCAGGGAAACGGAGAATGGTAGGCATGGAGTCAATGGCGGCGCCTTTGATTTGGAGTGAAGCAAAGATGAAAGCTCAAGCCATCAATATAGGTCAAGGGAATCACCATCTTGGAATAACTAGGTATGGCATGTAA
- the LOC127076146 gene encoding protein PHR1-LIKE 2 isoform X3, producing the protein MDSTRMYTRLIHPHEGIVGQDDLQSGVAAVNHKGDPCLVLTADPKPRLRWTQDLHERFVDAVTQLGGPSKATPKAIMRTMNVKGLTLFHLKSHLQKYRLGMTGSYLLESPGTDNSSPKLPTSDTNEGYEIKEALRAQMEVQSKLHLQVEAEKHLQIRQDAERRYMAMLERACKMLADQFIGASAIDTDSQKFQGIENKAPRAPLVDPLGFYSLPSTEAAGVNVPEDEIPPSLPPQRADCSTESCLTSHESSGGLTLEGSPSAGKRRMVGMESMAAPLIWSEAKMKAQAINIGQGNHHLGITRYGM; encoded by the exons ATGG ATTCAACAAGGATGTATACTAGATTGATACACCCCCATGAAGGAATTGTTGGACAAGATGATTTGCAATCTGGTGTTGCTGCTGTCAATCATAAGGGTGATCCTTGTCTTGTTTTGACTGCTGATCCAAAACCTCGTCTTCGTTGGACTCAAGACCTTCATGAACGCTTTGTTGATGCTGTTACTCAGCTTGGAGGTCCCAGTA AAGCTACACCGAAAGCAATCATGCGGACAATGAACGTCAAGGGTTTAACTCTATTTCATTTAAAGAGTCATCTTCAG AAATACAGACTCG GGATGACAGGTTCCTATCTTTTAGAAAGCCCTGGCACCGATAACTCATCTCCGAAGTTACCTACATCCGATACAAACGA GGGTTATGAAATCAAGGAGGCATTAAGAGCACAGATGGAAGTGCAAAGTAAACTACATTTGCAAGTGGAG GCAGAGAAGCACTTGCAAATTCGCCAGGATGCGGAGCGAAGATACATGGCAATGCTTGAAAGAGCGTGCAAGATGCTGGCTGATCAATTTATAGGTGCTTCTGCTATAGACACAGACAGCCAAAAGTTTCAAGGAATTGAAAATAAAGCACCAAGAGCTCCCTTGGTTGACCCTCTTGGCTTTTACTCCTTGCCGTCTACTGAGGCGGCCGGAGTGAATGTTCCAGAAGATGAAATTCCTCCAAGCCTCCCACCCCAAAGAGCCGATTGCTCAACCGAAAGTTGTTTAACATCGCACGAGAGCTCTGGAGGATTGACTCTAGAAGGATCTCCAAGTGCAGGGAAACGGAGAATGGTAGGCATGGAGTCAATGGCGGCGCCTTTGATTTGGAGTGAAGCAAAGATGAAAGCTCAAGCCATCAATATAGGTCAAGGGAATCACCATCTTGGAATAACTAGGTATGGCATGTAA
- the LOC127076146 gene encoding protein PHR1-LIKE 2 isoform X1, which produces MDSTRMYTRLIHPHEGIVGQDDLQSGVAAVNHKGDPCLVLTADPKPRLRWTQDLHERFVDAVTQLGGPSKATPKAIMRTMNVKGLTLFHLKSHLQKYRLGKQSGKDIGEGCKDGMTGSYLLESPGTDNSSPKLPTSDTNEGYEIKEALRAQMEVQSKLHLQVEAEKHLQIRQDAERRYMAMLERACKMLADQFIGASAIDTDSQKFQGIENKAPRAPLVDPLGFYSLPSTEAAGVNVPEDEIPPSLPPQRADCSTESCLTSHESSGGLTLEGSPSAGKRRMVGMESMAAPLIWSEAKMKAQAINIGQGNHHLGITRYGM; this is translated from the exons ATGG ATTCAACAAGGATGTATACTAGATTGATACACCCCCATGAAGGAATTGTTGGACAAGATGATTTGCAATCTGGTGTTGCTGCTGTCAATCATAAGGGTGATCCTTGTCTTGTTTTGACTGCTGATCCAAAACCTCGTCTTCGTTGGACTCAAGACCTTCATGAACGCTTTGTTGATGCTGTTACTCAGCTTGGAGGTCCCAGTA AAGCTACACCGAAAGCAATCATGCGGACAATGAACGTCAAGGGTTTAACTCTATTTCATTTAAAGAGTCATCTTCAG AAATACAGACTCGGTAAGCAATCGGGAAAAGATATAGGGGAGGGATGCAAAGATG GGATGACAGGTTCCTATCTTTTAGAAAGCCCTGGCACCGATAACTCATCTCCGAAGTTACCTACATCCGATACAAACGA GGGTTATGAAATCAAGGAGGCATTAAGAGCACAGATGGAAGTGCAAAGTAAACTACATTTGCAAGTGGAG GCAGAGAAGCACTTGCAAATTCGCCAGGATGCGGAGCGAAGATACATGGCAATGCTTGAAAGAGCGTGCAAGATGCTGGCTGATCAATTTATAGGTGCTTCTGCTATAGACACAGACAGCCAAAAGTTTCAAGGAATTGAAAATAAAGCACCAAGAGCTCCCTTGGTTGACCCTCTTGGCTTTTACTCCTTGCCGTCTACTGAGGCGGCCGGAGTGAATGTTCCAGAAGATGAAATTCCTCCAAGCCTCCCACCCCAAAGAGCCGATTGCTCAACCGAAAGTTGTTTAACATCGCACGAGAGCTCTGGAGGATTGACTCTAGAAGGATCTCCAAGTGCAGGGAAACGGAGAATGGTAGGCATGGAGTCAATGGCGGCGCCTTTGATTTGGAGTGAAGCAAAGATGAAAGCTCAAGCCATCAATATAGGTCAAGGGAATCACCATCTTGGAATAACTAGGTATGGCATGTAA